The following are encoded together in the Panicum virgatum strain AP13 chromosome 6K, P.virgatum_v5, whole genome shotgun sequence genome:
- the LOC120711481 gene encoding dnaJ homolog subfamily B member 4-like has protein sequence MGTDYYNVLKVNRNATEEDLKKSYRRLVMKWHPDKNPGDAKKEAEAKFKKISEAYEVLSDPQKRAIYDQYGEEGLKASADGGGSSSMNGSANQRFNPRNAEDVFAEFFGSSKPFENMGRAKSMRFQTEGAGTFGGFGGNENKFRSYNDSAGTSSNQARKPPPVETKLLCTLEELYAGSTRKMKISRNVVKPNGQIGTESEILTIDIKPGWKKGTKITFPDKGNENPNQLPADLVFVIDEKPHDLYTREGNDLLVHRKIALVDALAGTTVNLKTLDGRDLVIKLTDVVTPGYELAIAKEGMPIVKENGRRGNLRIKFDVDFPKRLSSEQRHNIRKVLGGQAQQQ, from the exons ATGGGGACAGATTACTACAATGTGCTCAAGGTGAACCGGAACGCGACGGAGGAGGACCTCAAGAAGTCGTACCGCCGGCTGGTCATGAAGTGGCACCCGGACAAGAACCCCGGCGACGCCAAGAAGGAGGCCGAGGCCAAATTCAAGAAGATCTCCGAGGCCTACGAG GTTTTGAGTGATCCCCAGAAGAGAGCGATATATGACCAATATGGCGAGGAGGGTCTGAAGGCCTCTGCAGATGGTGGTGGTTCCTCATCCATGAATGGGTCTGCCAACCAACGTTTCAATCCTCGCAATGCTGAAGATGTCTTTGCTGAGTTCTTTGGCAGCAGCAAGCCTTTCGAGAATATGGGGCGAGCTAAGTCAATGAGGTTCCAGACAGAAGGCGCTGGCACTTTTGGTGGGTTTGGTGGGAATGAGAACAAGTTCAGATCATACAATGATTCAGCCGGCACGAGTTCAAATCAGGCTCGGAAGCCACCGCCTGTGGAAACCAAACTGCTATGCACACTTGAAGAGCTGTATGCAGGTTCAACGCGCAAGATGAAAATATCCAGGAATGTTGTGAAGCCGAACGG GCAAATAGGGACCGAATCTGAAATTTTGACAATTGATATAAAGCCTGGTTGGAAGAAGGGAACCAAGATCACATTCCCAGACAAGGGAAATGAGAATCCAAACCAGCTCCCTGCCGATCTCGTCTTTGTTATCGATGAGAAGCCCCATGATCTGTACACAAGAGAAGGCAACGATCTTCTAGTCCACCGGAAGATCGCTTTGGTGGATGCATTGGCAGGAACCACAGTCAATCTGAAGACCCTCGACGGGCGTGACCTGGTGATTAAGCTCACAGATGTGGTGACACCAGGGTATGAGCTTGCGATTGCAAAGGAGGGGATGCCTATTGTCAAGGAGAACGGGAGAAGAGGCAACCTGCGGATCAAGTTCGATGTCGATTTCCCTAAGAGGTTATCGTCAGAGCAGCGGCACAACATTAGGAAGGTTCTTGGAGGTCAAGCTCAGCAGCAGTGA